Proteins encoded in a region of the Gossypium arboreum isolate Shixiya-1 unplaced genomic scaffold, ASM2569848v2 Contig00198, whole genome shotgun sequence genome:
- the LOC128288294 gene encoding major pollen allergen Bet v 1-F/I-like, with the protein MGVVTYEFEVTSPVAPTRLFKAFVLEGAKVYPKAAPHAIKSVELEGDGKPGSIVKINFVEGLPFQYMKHMIGGHDENNLSYSYSLIEGGPLGDKLEKISYENQFVAAASGGSVCKSSIKFYTVGDYVITEDEIKALIQRSEVVYKAIEAFLLANPDACN; encoded by the exons ATGGGTGTTGTCACTTATGAGTTTGAGGTAACCTCCCCAGTCGCTCCAACCAGGCTTTTCAAGGCCTTTGTTCTTGAAGGTGCCAAGGTTTACCCCAAGGCTGCCCCTCATGCAATTAAGAGTGTTGAGCTCGAAGGTGATGGTAAGCCCGGAAGTATTGTAAAGATCAACTTTGTTGAAG GTCTTCCATTCCAATATATGAAGCACATGATTGGAGGACATGATGAAAACAATTTGTCATACAGTTACAGCTTGATTGAAGGCGGACCTTTGGGGGacaagcttgagaaaatcagctatgagAACCAATTTGTGGCTGCTGCAAGCGGAGGAAGTGTTTGCAAGAGCTCGATCAAATTTTACACTGTTGGCGATTATGTAATCACCGAAGATGAAATCAAGGCTCTCATTCAAAGGAGTGAGGTAGTTTACAAGGCCATTGAAGCTTTCCTCTTGGCAAATCCCGATGCTTgcaactaa
- the LOC108465604 gene encoding major pollen allergen Bet v 1-E-like: MGVVSYNYESTSPVTPARLFKAFVLEADKVWPIAAPHAIKSIEVEANPGPGSIVKINFIEGLPFQYMKHQIGGHDENKFSYSYSLIEGGPLGDKLEKINYENKFEAAVGGGTVCKSSMKFYTVGDYVITEDEIKALIKGSEGVYKAIEAYLLANPDACN; this comes from the exons ATGGGTGTTGTCTCTTATAACTATGAGTCTACCTCCCCAGTCACTCCCGCCAGGCTTTTCAAGGCCTTCGTTCTTGAAGCTGACAAGGTCTGGCCCATAGCTGCCCCTCATGCAATCAAGAGTATTGAGGTTGAAGCTAATCCTGGCCCTGGAAGTATCGTAAAGATCAACTTTATTGAAG gcCTTCCATTCCAATATATGAAGCACCAGATTGGAGGACATGATGAAAACAAATTTTCATACAGTTACAGTTTGATTGAAGGTGGGCCATTGGGGGACAAGCTTGAGAAAATCAACTACGAGAATAAGTTTGAGGCAGCTGTAGGTGGAGGAACTGTTTGCAAGAGCTCGATGAAATTTTACACTGTTGGTGACTATGTAATAACTGAAGATGAAATCAAGGCTCTCATTAAAGGGAGTGAGGGAGTTtacaaagccattgaagcttACCTCTTAGCTAATCCCGATGCTTGCAACTAA